A single region of the Aptenodytes patagonicus chromosome 7, bAptPat1.pri.cur, whole genome shotgun sequence genome encodes:
- the TP53I11 gene encoding tumor protein p53-inducible protein 11, whose amino-acid sequence MAAKQPPPLMKKHSQTDLVSRLKTRKILGVGGEDDDGEVHRSKISQVLGNEIKFAVREPLGLRVWQLVSAIMFSGVAIMALAFPDQLYDTVFDEESVSSKTPIRLYGGALLSISLIMWNALYTAEKVIIRWTLLTEACYFAVQFLVTTASLVESSRIATGAMLLLVSRALFILISIYYYYQVGRRPKKV is encoded by the exons ATGGCAGCGAAGCAGCCCCCGCCACTGATGAAGAAGCACAGCCAGACCGACCTGGTGAGCAGGCTGAAGACACGCAAGATCCTGGGGGTCGGCGGGGAGGACGATGACGGCGAGGTCCATCGCTCAAAG ATTAGCCAAGTACTGGGAAATGAAATTAAGTTTGCTGTCCGGGAACCACTGGGACTCAG GGTCTGGCAGCTGGTTTCCGCCATCATGTTTTCCGGGGTCGCCATCATG GCTCTTGCTTTCCCTGACCAGCTCTATGATACCGTCTTTGACGAGGAATCGGTGAGCAGCAAGACTCCCATCCGGCTCTATGGAGGAGCTCTCCTCA GTATCTCGCTCATCATGTGGAACGCCCTCTACACGGCTGAAAAAGTCATTATCCGCTGGACCCTACTGACGGAGGCGTGCTACTTCGCCGTGCAGTTCCTGG TTACCACTGCCTCCCTGGTTGAGAGTAGCCGGATAGCCACAGGTGCCATGCTCCTCCTGGTCAGCCGAGCCCTCTTCATCCTCAtcagcatttattattattaccaaGTTGGACGCCGTCCCAAGAAAGTCTAA